The sequence GCAGCCACTACAGGTGCATCTCAAGGTCGTGGGCTCTCGGTGACGGATCCCTCCAGATGAAAAAGCTACCGGAAATCCCTAGAAAAGAAAACAGCGTCAGGGCTGGATCGTAGAGGATTTGATAGGTTGCAGTGCGGAAGACTGAATCAAGGTCGGTAATCTGCAGGAGATGTGTGCTATCTCGATGGATAAAAATCAGGGTGATGAGGCATTCGGAACAAACGATCCCTATTAGGGTGAAACCTGTGGCGATCATTTGATAGATCAGCCCCCGACCACCTGAAAAATGTGAGGTGCAGAGTGCAATGACGCCACCGAAAACCAGAGCCAGCAATGGAATCCAAGATTGGGTGAGTGCGGCTAGGGCGATCCAGCAGATGGAAAGCAGCAGGCAGGAGGTGGCGGCCGCGAGAATGGCTATTTTCAGGGACCCCAGACTTTGACTGCAGAGGACGCACCGGCCGGGTTCGTTGTTATTCGCTGAGCAGGAGCGGCAGATGTAGTTAGTCATGATGGGGTAGTTGAAAGTTCAGCTTGTTGAAACGACCGAGGTGGAGCGTCATGGGCGCTTTTGCAGCTGCAGCTCATTGGTTGGCGCCGTTGTTCAAATCCGGAGATGCAATCGTATGATTTTAAATTTGGTTGTCAAACGTACTGGTTTTGGTAGGTCTGGACTATGAATTTGAACATGACGATATCGGGTTTGCTTACAGCGGCCGTGCTGACAACGCTTGGTGTGAATGAGGGATACGCGGGGGATAGGAAGGTTGAAATTGCTAAGGCACTGGAAGGACTGGAAGTCGAAAAGGCAAAGGCCCCGCGGAAGATGCTGGTGTTTACACTGACCCGTGGCTTCAAACATGCATCGATTAAGACCGGGGAGCTGATGATGCAGCTGATGGCAGAAAAATCCGGAGCCTTTGATGTGGTAGTCAGCAATGACCTGGCCAACTTTGAGCCTGAGAACCTTAAGCATTTTGACGCCGTGTGTTTTTTAAATACCACCTTGGAGGTGTTCAGTCCGGCCAAGGGAGCCTGGGCCAAGATGAGCGAGGATGACCGTAAGGTGTCCAAGGAGAATGAGTTGCGTTTGAAAAAGAGTTTAATGGACTTCATCAAAAGCGGGAAAGGATTTGTTGGGATTCATGCCGCGACGGATACTTTTTATGAGTGGCCGGAATATGGTGAAATGATTGGAGGCTATTTCAATGGCCATCCATGGAATGCAAAGACCCAGGTCAGCGTGAAAGTCGAGGACGGTCAGGAAAAGCATACCTGCTGTGCGCATTTGGATGGTAAGAACCTCGAATTCAAGGAGGAGATCTACCAGTTTAAGGCACCCTACGATCCTAAGAAGCTACATATCTTGTTGAGATTGGATCCTGAAAAAATGGACCTGAGCATCGGCAAACGGGCAGATAAGGATTATGCCGTGAGCTGGGTAAAGCACCATGGCAAGGGGCGTGTGTTTTACTGTTCGTTAGGCCATAATCACCACATTTACGAAAACCCGAAGGTTTTGCAGCATTACCTGAGGGGGATGCAATGGGCGATCGGAGATGTGGAAGCTGAAGTAAAGGTCGGCCAATAATTGGGGGCGCGTTGCTCCCTGTATGCCCTGCGACATGCAGTTGTTTTTCAACCGGGTGAATAACCTGTTTTGGCTCTGGACCATTTTGGGTTGTATCTGGGCTTGGTTTTTTCCTGCACATTTTATCTGGTTTATCCGGGATACCGTTCCCGGAACCGAGATCAAGCTGATCAACCTTGGTTTGGGTGTGATCATGCTCGGGATGGGCATGACCCTCGGGGTGGAGGATTTTAAGGCCGTTTTACGACGACCTTGGATGTTGGGCTTGGGCGTAGGTGCCCAGTTTCTGATCATGCCGATGTTGGGGTGGTCGGTGGCCGTGTTGTTTGATTTGCCCCCGATGTTGAAACTTGGGGTGATTTTGGTCAGTTGTTGTCCTGGCGGGACGGCATCCAATGTCATTTGCTATTTGGCCCGTGCGAATGTGGCCTTGAGTGTTTTGATGACGATGGCATCGACCTTGCTGGCTATTGGATTGACGCCGTGGCTAACCAAGGTGTATGCAAGTGCCATTCTGGATGTTGATGCCTGGGCGATGTTCCGTAGTATGGTGACGATTGTGCTTCTGCCGGTGCTTGGAGGCATACTTTTGAATCAGGTGTTTGGTCGTCGTTTGGATGCCTTGAGGAGGGTGTCACCTTTGGTTTCGATTCTGGTGATCGTCATGATTGTTGGTGGGGTGGTTGGGGCGACCCAATCTTATATCCTTCAATATGCCGGCTCCTTGCTGGTCGCGATATTCATTCTTCATGCCTTGGGCTTTTTCCTCGGTTATGGGGTAGGGCGCTTGGTGCGTTTGAAGGAAAGGGAGTGCCGAACCTTGTCGGTAGAGGTTGGGATGCAAAATTCGGGTTTGGGAAGTGCGCTGGCCAAACAACATTTTAGTTTATTGGCTGCCAGTCCCTGCGCCATTTCGGCTTTATACCATTGTTTGATCGGAAGTTTTTTGGCTGCTATCTGGAGCAGGCAGAGTAAGGATGGGAAACAAAACGAGCCAGCGGGAGGCTCCGCTGACTCGTTGTAAAATGAGATGGGTTTGAGATTGGAGCTTATCCCTTGCGGCGTGATTGTACGGCTTTGGCAAACTCGGCAAGCATGGCCTCGGTCGTTTCCCAGTTGACGCACTCGTCGGTGACGGATTGGCCGTAAGTGAGGTCAGAGAGGTTGCTTGAGAGCTTCTGGGCACCGGCAACGAGGTTGCTTTCGATCATGGTGGCGGTGATCGCCTTGTTGCCGTCGGCAATTTGGTCACAGATCGATTGGGCAACGGCGGGTTGGTTGCGGTAGTCCTTCAGGGAGTTGCCGTGAGAGCAATCGATCATGACGGTGGCAGGGAGGCCGGCACCTTCAAGTTGACCGGTGACGTCGGCTACACTTTCCTGATCGTAGTTCGGCCCTTTGGATGACCCGCGAAGAATGATGTGGCAGGCATCGTTTCCGGTGGTGGTGACGATGGCCGAGACCCCTTGTTTCGTAACGGAGAGAAAATGGTGGGGGCGGGCCGAGGCCTGAATGGCATCGAATGCGATTTGATTGGATCCTCCGGTTCCGTTTTTGAAGCCGACGGGCATGGAAAGTCCTGACGCGAGCTCACGGTGGATTTGGGATTCGGTGGTGCGGGCTCCGATAGCCCCCCAGGTGATTAGGTCGGCGTAGTACTGGGGAGAGATGGTATCGAGAAACTCGGTTCCTGCAGGCACTCCCATTTCAGCGAGTTCGAGCAGCAGTTCGCGGGCAACGCGTAATCCGCGGTTGATATCGAAGGAGTCGTCGAGGTGGGGGTCATTGATCAGACCTTTCCAGCCGACGGTGGTGCGAGGTTTTTCAAAATAGACCCGCATGACAACCATCAGGTCATCGCTGTAGCGCTCGGCGGCTTCCTTGATACGTGCCGCATACTCGATGGCTGCTCCGGTGTCATGGATGGAGCAGGGACCAACAACGACCAGTAGGCGGTCGTCCTTGCCTGCAAGGATGGCTTCTGATGCCTCACGGGCGGTGGCAACGGTTTCAGCTGCTTTGTCGCTGATGGGAAGGTAGTAGGATAGGACGGAGGGCGAAATCAGCGGCTTGACGGCGCTGATGCGGAGGTCGTCTGTCTGGAAATGGCTCATGTGGAGGCTTTTAGGCGCGATTCCCGAAAAACCAACCTCCAAATTGAGAAAAATCGGCGATGCCGGGGCAGCAAAGTGAGGTGGACAGAAAAAAAGCACTCCGGCGGTGTGCCGGAGTGCTGGTGGTGGTTTGAGCGTTTGATGTCTCCGTGACCGAGAATCTTTAGAAGGTGTAGACGGCTCCGAGAACCGGACCTCCGATATCGAGGTCATAGAGGAAGCCCCCGTCCGAGTAGTCGAGATACTGGTGACGATAGCCTCCAACGAGTCTCCAGCAGTCGTTGAGCTGATAGCCAATACCAGCAAGGACTTGCCACGTGCTGTCAGCGGAAACGCCGAATCCTCCTACTTGCCCTACGACGTGGGCGTTCCACTTTTCGTTGAACTGATGAGTCAGGGAGATTCCAATGGTCGGATCGATCCAGTCGGTGGATCCGTCGACGTCTTGAGTGAGCTTACCTTTGGTTTCCAGCTCGGTGTAGAAATAGGTGTATTGAAGGCCGGCCATGAGGCGGATCGTGGTTTTATCGTTGTGATAGATGCGGTATTTGGCTCCAAGTTCCATACGGAATTGTTCCAGGCCGATGTTGACTTTATTGATTAGAGGGCCTCCGGGACCCTCCTGTTCACCTTTCAATTTGATATATTGCATATCAGCATAATACCCCCAGTTGCCCTTATTGGCTTTGAATGAGAGGTATCCTGCAAAGTCGAGTAGGTCGATAATGTCATCCAGAGGTAGATCGATATCGGTAACGACGTTTTTGACTCCAGCCTGCCCTTCGATGCCTGAGAGCCAGAGGTAGGGGGCAATGTTGTATTCCCATGTATCCTCGGCCGCGACGGGGTCGGGGACGATGATGGAGGCGTTTTTGCTGTCGTCCTGTGCTTGAAGTGCACCGGCGGTGGAGATGAGGGATGAGATGACGCAGGTGGCAATCGTTTTATAAAACATGTTCATAAGGAATGGGTTAATATGATGCTACGCTTAATAATTAAATTCCTGGATTGGCGCAAGATAATTATGAGATGGTCAGGCATGCTGGTTTTCGATATGCGTGAGGATACATGAGCTTAAACAGAGAAAACGGCTCCAGCCAATAGAGGCGGGAACCGTTGGGGAGATGAAAGTGAGCGTGTGATCAGGCTTCTATCCTCAGTCTGTGATCAGTCTCCAAAGAGCCGGGGAATGATCGGGGTGAAAATGATACGGAAATTCCAATCGGCTCCGGCCCGATCCGGCTGATGCACGTAATACTGAGCTTCCATACCGACTCTGATTGGCACCTTGCCGATCTTGATCATATCGATGTAGCCCAAGCCGATGGGGACCGAGTAGCGATCGCTGCCGTCCTCCCTCCAGTTGACCCGGATATTGGGTGTCATGCCGATCAGTGCTGTGTGAGTGAGGCGATAGTTGATGAAATACTGAATGTCAGTTTGGCTGGTTTCGCTGCGGTCGTCATCACCGGCATAGGACCACCAGTGCTGGGCAAGCAGACCATAGTTAAAGCTTTTCCATCCTTGTCCAGGCTCTGGCGCGATATGGGCAAAAAGGAAGGCGGGGCCTGCCTGAAACTTGCCTTGTCCGAGAACGTCTTCTTGAGCTGTTGGGAAGATTTGGCTGGCTCCAATCCCCCAAATATTACCGTCCTCTTTATTGGGCCCAAGGAGAGTGAGCAGGATGGTGTCACCGAAGCCGGTGGTTGTGCCGAAGGGATCTGCAGCCAGCGAACTAAGCTCATCGCTATTGAAAATTTGTCCTTGGCTGGCTCCGAGCAGTTTTCCCGCGTCTTTATCGAGTGGAACAGAGTTGTATTGGAAAACGGGTCTGAGAATGAAGTTCCAGTCCCCTCCGATCACAGGGAAGGACATCACGGGTTGAAATTTATAACTGTACATCCACTCATCATCATCGAGCAGGTCACCTTTGAATTTGGTTGAATCAACCTGGTTCCAAAGTAGCCAGAGGTCAGAAATGGGGTTGGCGGTTTTTTTTGCCAGAAGAGCCATCTCGTCGGCACTTCCACCGGTCGACTCAATAGAGGCCGGTTCTGGGGCTTCTGATGCCTCGCTGGGGTGTGGGAGGCTGTCCCCGGCGTATGTTAAGGGGCTGGCTGTAATGGCTATCGCTAAATGCCTTATAGGGATCCAGCGAGTGAGGGTGTTGGTGATGTTCATGGTTGTTTATATGGGTTTGTTCCAGTTGAATCTGGTTTATGGTTTGAGGTTAGTTCGTTTTCTTTTCTGACTGATCTGGGAATATGGTTTTCCAATCTTTTTGCATACTAATGATTGTCCAGCCTCGTTGAGGTGCCTCAACGAGCCCTCGTTTCAGTTGGCCAATGTGGGAGGGGCTATCATATTGCCATTCGCGTTTGGCGTCGTCGTGATGGACATAAACGCCGAGGCGTAGGCCGCTTCCAGCGGTCGTCCATTCGAGCATTTCAAAGTCCCCATCGGAGTTTCCAAAGGCCGCTATGGGTCTTCGGCCGATGTGTTGATGGATGCCAACAGGTTTACCCGCTTTGTCGTCGATAAAGTTAAGCTCAGGAAGTTTCGTCAGAGTTGGTTTGCCATTACGAATCTCATAAACAGCCTTAATGCTGCTTCCCATGACTTGTTCTGGTGGAATGCCGTAGGTTTCTTCCGCAAACACGCGGATAAAGTCAATGCCGCCGCCGGAGACAATGAAGGTTTTGAATCCGTTTGCGCGTAAGTAAGTTAAAACTTCCAGCATGGGTTGATAGATCATTTCATGATAAGGGCGATTGGTTGTCGGATGGCGTGCTGTTGCCAACCAATCACGCACACTTTGATTAAACTCCTCGGTGGTCACCCCTGCATGAGTTGCCATGGCCATTTCCAGGATGGCTTTATGACCTCCGGATAGTGCGGTTTTGGTATCGCCTTTTAACACCGAGGCAAAGGGCTCCTTGTTTTTCCATTCAGGGTGTTGAGGAGCCAAGGCTTTGATCCGGTCAAAGATAAAAATGGCTTGAAAATACATCGGTTGCTCGCCCCAGAGTGTGCCGTCGTTATCAAACACCGCAATACGTTTGGCGGGCACGACATAATCTTTCGATCCCTCCGTCGTAGTCTTGTTGACAAAATCAATAATAGAATTTTTCGAGGCACTCTTATTCCAAGAGGGGAGAGGGTCGGCCTGGAGGTTGGGGCTGATGAAGATAGCCAGGGCTATCAAGGATGGCAGTGATTTCATGGAATCAGAATATGAGAACGTTGGAACCTTCTCTGGTTAGATGGCACAATTGCTCAATTGGAGGAGCTGAAAGATTGTAATGGGGCCCTTTTTCAAGAGCCCCATTACAAAGCGTTATGAGATAGGTCCGGGTTACTTGCCCTTGCTGCTAGCTGCGTCAGTCATTTTCTGCATGACTTGATCGATCGAGAAGCTGGCTGGTTTCATGCGTGGTGGGTATTCCTTGAATGTGCCCAAGAACTTACCAACATATTGCTGAGCGGGAACTAAGAGGAAAATGCGATCCATCATCCAATCATAGTAAGTGTTGGAGGTGAATTGAGCTCGCTCATAGGGGTCACGGCGGAGGTTAAAGATCAAAGGGACGCGAAGTTCTACCCATGGATCAATCCATACGCGTAGTCCACCTTTCGTCTTTTGCTCAAGGAAAACCATTTTCCAATCGGCGTAGCGTAAGGCTGTGAGTTCGCCGGTATCTGAGAAATAGAAAACTTCTTTACGGGGGCTATCCACATTATCGGGATCTTTAAGATGCTCAGTGATGTTGTATCCATCGAGGTGGATTTTGTAGTCACGGTTGAGTGCTGATGACTTGTAGCCATCGAGTAGATCTTCTTTGATGTCGGTCTTGCCTGCAGCAGCAAGGAAGGTAGGCATC comes from Oceaniferula marina and encodes:
- a CDS encoding ThuA domain-containing protein, with the translated sequence MTISGLLTAAVLTTLGVNEGYAGDRKVEIAKALEGLEVEKAKAPRKMLVFTLTRGFKHASIKTGELMMQLMAEKSGAFDVVVSNDLANFEPENLKHFDAVCFLNTTLEVFSPAKGAWAKMSEDDRKVSKENELRLKKSLMDFIKSGKGFVGIHAATDTFYEWPEYGEMIGGYFNGHPWNAKTQVSVKVEDGQEKHTCCAHLDGKNLEFKEEIYQFKAPYDPKKLHILLRLDPEKMDLSIGKRADKDYAVSWVKHHGKGRVFYCSLGHNHHIYENPKVLQHYLRGMQWAIGDVEAEVKVGQ
- a CDS encoding bile acid:sodium symporter family protein, yielding MQLFFNRVNNLFWLWTILGCIWAWFFPAHFIWFIRDTVPGTEIKLINLGLGVIMLGMGMTLGVEDFKAVLRRPWMLGLGVGAQFLIMPMLGWSVAVLFDLPPMLKLGVILVSCCPGGTASNVICYLARANVALSVLMTMASTLLAIGLTPWLTKVYASAILDVDAWAMFRSMVTIVLLPVLGGILLNQVFGRRLDALRRVSPLVSILVIVMIVGGVVGATQSYILQYAGSLLVAIFILHALGFFLGYGVGRLVRLKERECRTLSVEVGMQNSGLGSALAKQHFSLLAASPCAISALYHCLIGSFLAAIWSRQSKDGKQNEPAGGSADSL
- a CDS encoding 3-deoxy-7-phosphoheptulonate synthase — encoded protein: MSHFQTDDLRISAVKPLISPSVLSYYLPISDKAAETVATAREASEAILAGKDDRLLVVVGPCSIHDTGAAIEYAARIKEAAERYSDDLMVVMRVYFEKPRTTVGWKGLINDPHLDDSFDINRGLRVARELLLELAEMGVPAGTEFLDTISPQYYADLITWGAIGARTTESQIHRELASGLSMPVGFKNGTGGSNQIAFDAIQASARPHHFLSVTKQGVSAIVTTTGNDACHIILRGSSKGPNYDQESVADVTGQLEGAGLPATVMIDCSHGNSLKDYRNQPAVAQSICDQIADGNKAITATMIESNLVAGAQKLSSNLSDLTYGQSVTDECVNWETTEAMLAEFAKAVQSRRKG
- a CDS encoding outer membrane beta-barrel protein — encoded protein: MNMFYKTIATCVISSLISTAGALQAQDDSKNASIIVPDPVAAEDTWEYNIAPYLWLSGIEGQAGVKNVVTDIDLPLDDIIDLLDFAGYLSFKANKGNWGYYADMQYIKLKGEQEGPGGPLINKVNIGLEQFRMELGAKYRIYHNDKTTIRLMAGLQYTYFYTELETKGKLTQDVDGSTDWIDPTIGISLTHQFNEKWNAHVVGQVGGFGVSADSTWQVLAGIGYQLNDCWRLVGGYRHQYLDYSDGGFLYDLDIGGPVLGAVYTF
- a CDS encoding HAD family hydrolase — its product is MKSLPSLIALAIFISPNLQADPLPSWNKSASKNSIIDFVNKTTTEGSKDYVVPAKRIAVFDNDGTLWGEQPMYFQAIFIFDRIKALAPQHPEWKNKEPFASVLKGDTKTALSGGHKAILEMAMATHAGVTTEEFNQSVRDWLATARHPTTNRPYHEMIYQPMLEVLTYLRANGFKTFIVSGGGIDFIRVFAEETYGIPPEQVMGSSIKAVYEIRNGKPTLTKLPELNFIDDKAGKPVGIHQHIGRRPIAAFGNSDGDFEMLEWTTAGSGLRLGVYVHHDDAKREWQYDSPSHIGQLKRGLVEAPQRGWTIISMQKDWKTIFPDQSEKKTN